The Ovis aries strain OAR_USU_Benz2616 breed Rambouillet chromosome 11, ARS-UI_Ramb_v3.0, whole genome shotgun sequence genome window below encodes:
- the LOC114116981 gene encoding olfactory receptor-like protein DTMT, with protein sequence MIGRNHSIVSEFLLLQLLIESEHQNLFYALFLAMYVTTILGNLLILVLICLDPHLHTPMYLFLSNLSFSDLCFSSVTMPKLLKNMQSQDPSIPYAGCLTQMYFFLFFGDLESFLLVAMAYDRYVAICFPLHYTAIMSPRLCLSLLVLSWMLTTFHAMLHTLLMARLHFCEDNVIAHFFCDMSALLKLSCSDTRVNELVIFITGGLILVIPFLLIITSYARIVSSILKVPSARGIHKAFSTCGSHLTVVSLFYGTVIGLYLCPSANNSTVKETVMAMMYTVVTPMLNPFIYSLRNRDMKGALRRVFWRKKTPFSL encoded by the coding sequence ATGATAGGAAGGAATCACAGTATTGTCTCAGAGTTCCTCCTGTTGCAACTGCTCATCGAGTCAGAACATCAAAACCTGTTCTACGCCCTGTTCCTGGCCATGTACGTTACCACCATCCTGGGGAACCTTCTCATCCTTGTCCTCATTTGCCTggacccccacctccacacacccATGTATTTGTTTCTCAGTAacctgtctttctctgacctctgcttctcCTCTGTCACAATGCCCAAGTTGCTGAAGAACATGCAGAGCCAAGACCCGTCCATCCCCTATGCTGGCTGCCTGACACAAATGTACTTCTTCTTGTTCTTTGGAGACCTGGAGAGCTTCCTCCTTGTggccatggcctatgaccgctatgtggccatctgcttCCCTCTGCACTACACCGCCATCATGAGCCCCAGGCTCTGTCTCTCCCTGCTGGTGCTGTCCTGGATGCTCACCACATTCCATGCCATGTTGCACACCCTGCTCATGGCCAGGCTGCATTTTTGTGAAGACAACGTGATCGCCCACTTTTTCTGTGACATGTCTGCTCTGCTGAAGCTGTCCTGCTCTGACACTCGAGTGAATGAGCTGGTGATATTTATCACGGGAGGGCTCATTCTTGTGATCCCCTTTCTACTCATCATCACGTCCTATGCTCGAATCGTGTCCTCCATCCTCAAGGTCCCTTCTGCGAGGGGAATCCAcaaggccttctccacctgcgGCTCCCACCTCACTGTGGTGTCGCTGTTTTACGGGACAGTTATTGGTCTCTACTTATGCCCATCAGCTAATAATTCTACTGTTAAGGAGACTGTGATGGCTATGATGTACACTGTAGTgacccccatgctgaaccccttcatctacagCCTGAGGAACAGAGACATGAAGGGAGCTCTCAGAAGAgtcttctggagaaagaaaactcCCTTCTCTCTGTGA